One region of Kogia breviceps isolate mKogBre1 chromosome 17, mKogBre1 haplotype 1, whole genome shotgun sequence genomic DNA includes:
- the RPL7 gene encoding large ribosomal subunit protein uL30 has product MEGAEEKKKKVPAVPETLKKKRKNFAELKIKRLRKKFAQKMLRKARRKLIYEKAKHYHKEYRQMYRTEIRMARMARKAGNFYVPAEPKLAFVIRIRGINGVSPKVRKVLQLLRLRQIFNGTFVKLNKASINMLRIVEPYIAWGYPNLKSVNELIYKRGYGKINKKRIALTDNVLIARSLGKYGIICMEDLIHEIYTVGKRFKEANNFLWPFKLSSPRGGMKKKTTHFVEGGDAGNREDQINRLIRRMN; this is encoded by the exons ATGGAAGGTGCTGA agagaagaaaaagaaggttcCTGCTGTGCCAGAAACCCTTAAGAAAAAGCGAAAGAATTTCGCAGAGCTTAAGATCAAGCGCCTGAGAAAGAAATTTGCCCAGAAGATG CTTCGAAAGGCAAGGAGGAAGCTAATCTATGAAAAAGCTAAGCACTATCACAAGGAATACCGGCAGATGTACAGAACTGAAATTCGAATGGCTAGGATGGCAAGAAAAGCTGGCAACTTCTACGTACCCGCGGAACCCAAATTGGCATTTGTCATCAGGATCAGAGG TATCAATGGTGTGAGCCCAAAGGTTCGAAAGGTGTTGCAGCTTCTTCGCCTCCGTCAGATTTTCAATGGCACCTTTGTGAAGCTCAACAAGGCTTCAATTAACATGCTGAGAATTGTGGAACCATACATTGCATGGGG GTACCCAAACCTAAAGTCAGTAAACGAATTGATCTACAAGCGTGGTTATGGCAAAATCAACAAGAAGCGAATTGCCCTGACGGATAACGTGTTGATTGCTCGATCTCTTG GCAAATATGGTATTATCTGCATGGAGGATCTGATTCATGAGATCTATACTGTTGGAAAACGTTTCAAAGAAGCAAACAACTTCCTGTGGCCCTTCAAATTGTCTTCTCCACGAGGTGGAATGAAGAAAAAGACCACCCATTTTGTAGAAGGTGGAGATGCTGGCAACAGGGAAGACCAGATCAACAGACTTATTAGAAGGATGAACTGA